The sequence GGTGGCGGTCCAGGCGATCGGGTTCGCGGTGTCCTCGCCCACCCGCAGCGCGATCATCCCCCGGCTGGTCGACCGGTCGCTCGTCCCGGCGGCCAACACCCTCACCTTCACCGCGGGCCAGTTCGGGATGCTGGCCGGGCCGCTGTTCGCCGGCGTCCTGCTGGCCCACTGGGACTACGCGGCGGCCTACGCGCTGGACGCCGTGCTGTTCACCGTCGTGCTGTACGCGGCGCTCAGGCTCCCGCCGATCCCGCCGCTCGGCGACGTCACCGGCACGCCCGGCCTGCGGTCGGTCTTCGACGGCCTCCGCTACCTGGCCACCCAGCCGGTGCTCCTGATGTCGTTCGCGGTGGACGTCATCGCGATGGCCGTCGCCATGCCGCGCGCCCTGTTCCCCGAGGTGGCCGAGACACGGTTCGGCGGCGAGGGCGCGGTCGGCTACCTGTTCGCCGCGATCGCGGTCGGGGCGTTCCTCGGCGGGCTGTCGTCCGGCTGGATCGGGCGGGTGCACCGGCAGGGGATCGCGCTCGTGGCGTCCATCGTCGTGTGGGGCCTCGCCGTCGCGGCCGCCGGGCTGGCCGGCCACCTCTGGCTCGCGGTCCTCCTGCTCGCCGTCGGCGGGGCGGCCGACCTGGTGTCGTCGGTCTTCCGCCAGTCCATGCTCCAGACGTACGCGCCCGACCAGATGCGCGGACGGCTTCAGGGCGTCTTCACCGTCGTCGTCGCGGGCGGCCCCCGGCTCGGGGACGTCCGGGCGGGGGCGACCGCGAGCGCCGTGGGCGCGACCGCCTCCTGGGTCGGCGGGGGCCTGGCCTGCGCCGCGCTGG is a genomic window of Actinomadura citrea containing:
- a CDS encoding MFS transporter, whose product is MTPPVGTVRQRRLRGLAIDTRPLGHPAYRRLWLGQGVSFVGFQVTAVAVPVQVYDMTRSSFWVGALGVVNLVPLIVFGLWGGAVADHMDRRRLLFVSSCVMWAATLLLLVQALLGVGSLALIMVVVAVQAIGFAVSSPTRSAIIPRLVDRSLVPAANTLTFTAGQFGMLAGPLFAGVLLAHWDYAAAYALDAVLFTVVLYAALRLPPIPPLGDVTGTPGLRSVFDGLRYLATQPVLLMSFAVDVIAMAVAMPRALFPEVAETRFGGEGAVGYLFAAIAVGAFLGGLSSGWIGRVHRQGIALVASIVVWGLAVAAAGLAGHLWLAVLLLAVGGAADLVSSVFRQSMLQTYAPDQMRGRLQGVFTVVVAGGPRLGDVRAGATASAVGATASWVGGGLACAALVIAVGFAVPALLRYDTRTAETVSVEPLPVED